CTCGTCCCAGCCGCCGGCGCGCAAGGTCACCCCTTCGGCAGATCTGCTTTGGCGTAAGGAATCTAGCAAAGCTTCCGCCTTATCGGGCGTTCGATTCACGACTGTAAGGGAGCGCGCGCCCCCATCGAGAAGGGCAAAGGCAACAGCCCGGGCCGCGCCGCCGGATCCCAGCAGCAACACCGATGCGCCGGCAACGGAGAAACCATCCTGCGCCAGGCCGCGCAAAAAACCGGTCCCGTCGGTATTGTGCCCCGTCGTCTTTCCATCTGCGGAAATGACGATGGTGTTGACGGCGCCCAGTCGTTTTGCCGAGGGATCGACAAGGTCTAACAGGCTCACTACCTGCTCCTTGTGGGGAACGGTCACATTGGCGCCCCGGTATCCGAGCGCTGCCAGTCCCGCAACCGCCTTTTCCAGTTCTTCCGGCCTGACCGCATGGGCGCCGTATCGCCAGTTGAGCCCCAACCGTTCGAAAG
The Heliomicrobium undosum DNA segment above includes these coding regions:
- a CDS encoding shikimate dehydrogenase, producing MDRPMVGAIDGHTQWVALLGYPVKHSFSPAMHNAAFERLGLNWRYGAHAVRPEELEKAVAGLAALGYRGANVTVPHKEQVVSLLDLVDPSAKRLGAVNTIVISADGKTTGHNTDGTGFLRGLAQDGFSVAGASVLLLGSGGAARAVAFALLDGGARSLTVVNRTPDKAEALLDSLRQSRSAEGVTLRAGGWDEAFLRDCAKAADLVVNATSSGMVKGDGVIPYPLPPERWLSPGPFVCDLVYNPPETALLLTARSLGCRCQNGLPMLLHQGAAAFALWTGREAPVATMAEALAKATGN